A region of Butyricicoccus intestinisimiae DNA encodes the following proteins:
- a CDS encoding homoserine dehydrogenase — MLKAAILGFGTVGSGTLEVLERNADTVARNAGEAIEVKYILDLRDFPNEPHQERFVKDFAVIENDPEVSIVIETMGGKGAAYTFTKRSLEAGKNVVTSNKELVATHGAELLEIAARKNVNYLFEASVGGGIPIIRPMQRCLTANHLTQITGILNGTTNYILNRMIDGGLDFATALKEAQELGYAEANPAADVEGIDACRKVCILADIAYGDNVAPEKVETEGITAITLQDVAYAEQADSVVKLLGRTVLQEDGTFYAFVAPHFVKKSSPLACVTGVFNGILVTGDMLGDAMFYGQGAGKLATASAVAADVIDCAVHKNKRRSIGWGDGSKNLVRSLDTFASNWYIRVQGADAADKLAQAFPNSKVLEPVQAEEAAVLTDVLTTAEMNEKKAQLGNVLGCMRLL, encoded by the coding sequence ATGTTGAAAGCTGCAATTTTGGGTTTTGGAACCGTCGGTTCCGGCACCCTTGAAGTTCTTGAGCGCAATGCGGACACCGTTGCCCGCAATGCAGGAGAGGCAATCGAAGTAAAATATATTCTGGATCTGCGCGATTTTCCGAACGAACCGCATCAGGAGCGATTTGTCAAGGATTTTGCCGTCATTGAAAATGATCCGGAGGTCAGCATCGTCATCGAGACCATGGGCGGCAAGGGCGCAGCCTATACCTTTACTAAGCGCAGCTTGGAAGCGGGAAAAAATGTCGTCACGTCCAATAAGGAATTGGTGGCAACACACGGCGCAGAGCTGCTGGAGATTGCGGCACGGAAAAACGTCAATTATCTGTTTGAGGCATCCGTCGGCGGCGGCATTCCGATTATCCGCCCGATGCAGCGCTGCCTGACCGCAAACCATCTGACGCAGATTACCGGCATTCTCAACGGCACGACCAACTATATCCTGAACCGCATGATTGACGGCGGCTTGGACTTTGCGACCGCGCTCAAGGAAGCACAGGAGCTCGGCTATGCAGAGGCAAATCCGGCAGCTGACGTAGAGGGCATTGATGCCTGCCGCAAGGTTTGTATTTTGGCGGACATCGCATACGGAGACAACGTGGCGCCGGAAAAGGTTGAGACCGAAGGCATTACGGCGATTACGCTGCAGGATGTAGCATATGCAGAGCAGGCTGACAGTGTTGTCAAGCTGCTGGGCAGAACCGTTTTGCAGGAGGACGGCACGTTCTATGCGTTTGTGGCTCCGCATTTTGTCAAGAAGAGCAGCCCGCTTGCCTGCGTGACCGGCGTGTTTAACGGCATTCTCGTGACCGGCGATATGCTCGGTGATGCGATGTTTTACGGTCAGGGCGCCGGCAAGCTCGCAACCGCTTCCGCTGTTGCTGCCGACGTCATCGACTGCGCAGTACACAAAAACAAGCGCCGCAGCATTGGCTGGGGTGACGGCAGCAAAAATCTGGTTCGTTCGCTTGACACGTTCGCTTCCAACTGGTATATTCGCGTACAGGGAGCAGATGCCGCAGACAAGCTGGCACAGGCGTTCCCGAACAGCAAGGTGCTGGAACCGGTACAGGCAGAAGAAGCTGCTGTCCTGACTGATGTTCTGACGACTGCTGAAATGAATGAAAAGAAAGCACAGCTCGGCAATGTTCTGGGCTGCATGAGGCTGCTGTGA
- a CDS encoding ACT domain-containing protein: MEQQPKYYIVDSSLLPEVFLKVAQVNRNLQSGICRTIGEATQQVGLSRSAYYKYKDGIKPLFEAATHSIITFNLMVTDEAGVLSVILSVFARAGANILTINQSIPVNGQAAVTVAARTGEMNRPVEQMMSEILAIAGVSRMEILAKE, encoded by the coding sequence TTGGAACAGCAGCCGAAATATTATATTGTAGACTCGTCCCTGCTGCCGGAGGTATTCCTGAAGGTGGCGCAGGTCAATCGAAATCTGCAAAGCGGCATATGCCGAACCATTGGCGAAGCAACGCAGCAGGTGGGGCTTAGCCGAAGCGCATATTACAAATATAAAGATGGAATCAAACCGCTGTTTGAGGCGGCAACACACAGCATCATCACGTTTAATTTGATGGTCACGGACGAGGCGGGCGTTCTGTCCGTGATTTTGTCTGTATTTGCCCGCGCCGGTGCAAATATTCTGACCATTAACCAGTCAATTCCTGTCAACGGGCAGGCGGCTGTGACCGTAGCGGCGCGCACCGGCGAAATGAACCGGCCGGTGGAGCAGATGATGTCTGAGATTCTTGCCATTGCCGGTGTATCTCGTATGGAGATTCTGGCGAAGGAATGA
- a CDS encoding S-layer homology domain-containing protein translates to MKKRITAYLLAFALLCASIPSAFAVQTEVRPDANRFVTRAGVSGTVYQAKVYSQAEHEAQLKNATFTTIACSKNYAQNDGSVSKNAAEMTTDNFSSYGEQLPNYYYNFGKKSIYVGSAMKKMYDNIKADLQKGTNSAIFRDDDTGERKLGVTFSVPERSQLGVSQDDYHQMLYNFAMDIGWLVYRSIDCDCPEMFYSNGFMYMGYSLGERENQITVYVSPGFRKGFETYEERAAMKQALDSKVNEITKQAARYETAYEQLDFLNTWLCDNNSYNYDAVNGSMEEYQKNVSGAPWSSAGAILSSSGKTVGPVCEGYSRALQLLCSKLGINATVIVSESGNHMWNNVKYGLYWTGIDVTWNDTGSDRTEYFCTTVNNMDGHVVDDVDFVDRMQYPSLIAFSANDTLPQYKTGVTKEKILPYYDVYAGFWGTSQIHNVYNKGYMAGMTCVNFGIHGKVTRAQFAQILYNIAGRPAVTYAGQFSDVPQNQWYTAAVTWAAETGLVSGYPGGKFGPNDPIKREDIAVILFHRAGSPSAEQQDLEGRFTDTNQIDEYAWEAVNWAVASSVISGNANGTLDPRGNATRAQSAVIITNITK, encoded by the coding sequence ATGAAAAAGAGAATTACGGCGTATCTGCTGGCATTTGCCCTGTTGTGCGCAAGCATTCCATCGGCGTTTGCGGTGCAAACCGAGGTCAGACCGGATGCCAACCGGTTCGTCACGCGGGCGGGAGTGTCCGGCACGGTGTACCAAGCGAAGGTGTACTCGCAGGCGGAACATGAAGCACAGCTGAAGAATGCAACTTTTACGACCATTGCGTGCAGCAAAAACTATGCACAGAACGATGGCTCAGTGAGCAAAAATGCGGCGGAAATGACGACGGATAATTTTAGCAGCTATGGCGAGCAGCTGCCGAATTACTATTATAATTTTGGCAAAAAGTCCATTTATGTCGGCTCTGCGATGAAAAAAATGTATGACAATATCAAGGCGGATTTGCAGAAGGGCACCAACAGTGCCATCTTCCGCGATGACGACACCGGCGAACGAAAGCTGGGCGTTACGTTTTCCGTTCCGGAGCGTTCGCAGCTCGGCGTCAGTCAGGATGACTATCATCAGATGCTGTACAATTTCGCGATGGATATAGGCTGGCTCGTATATCGCAGCATCGACTGTGATTGTCCGGAGATGTTCTACTCCAACGGTTTTATGTATATGGGTTATTCTCTGGGAGAGCGAGAAAACCAGATTACGGTCTATGTTTCGCCGGGATTCCGCAAGGGATTTGAGACCTATGAAGAGCGTGCGGCTATGAAGCAGGCGCTGGACAGCAAGGTGAACGAAATCACCAAGCAGGCAGCGCGATATGAGACCGCCTATGAGCAGCTGGATTTTTTGAATACTTGGCTGTGTGACAATAATTCGTACAATTATGACGCAGTAAATGGAAGCATGGAAGAATACCAGAAGAACGTATCCGGTGCGCCGTGGTCTTCGGCGGGTGCGATTTTGAGCAGCTCCGGCAAGACGGTAGGTCCGGTGTGCGAGGGCTATTCCCGTGCCTTGCAGCTGCTGTGCAGCAAGCTCGGCATCAATGCAACCGTGATTGTCAGTGAATCCGGCAATCACATGTGGAACAATGTCAAGTATGGCCTGTATTGGACCGGCATAGACGTCACATGGAATGATACCGGCAGCGACCGCACGGAGTATTTCTGCACAACGGTAAACAACATGGACGGTCATGTCGTAGATGACGTGGACTTTGTCGATCGGATGCAGTATCCGAGCCTGATTGCATTCTCCGCAAATGACACGCTGCCGCAGTATAAGACCGGCGTGACAAAGGAAAAGATTTTGCCGTACTACGATGTATACGCAGGCTTCTGGGGCACCTCGCAGATTCACAATGTCTATAACAAGGGCTATATGGCAGGCATGACCTGTGTCAACTTTGGCATTCATGGCAAGGTAACCCGTGCGCAGTTCGCACAGATCCTGTACAACATCGCGGGCAGACCGGCAGTGACGTATGCGGGACAGTTCTCGGATGTGCCGCAGAACCAGTGGTATACAGCAGCCGTCACTTGGGCGGCAGAGACCGGTTTGGTCAGCGGATATCCGGGCGGCAAATTCGGACCGAATGACCCCATCAAGCGCGAAGATATCGCCGTGATTCTGTTCCATCGTGCGGGAAGTCCGAGCGCGGAGCAGCAGGATCTGGAGGGCAGATTCACCGATACGAATCAGATTGATGAATACGCATGGGAGGCTGTCAACTGGGCGGTTGCGTCCAGTGTAATCAGCGGCAATGCAAACGGAACACTGGATCCGCGCGGCAACGCAACCCGCGCACAGAGCGCCGTCATTATCACCAACATTACAAAGTGA
- the argF gene encoding ornithine carbamoyltransferase, which yields MNHLLKLLDCSKDEIINILDLADQLKYEKKHNIPHRHLEGKSLGMIFQKFSTRTRVSFETGMYQLGGQALFLTNHDLQIGRGELVKDTARVLSRYLDGIVIRTYDQAEAETLADCGSIPVINGLTNFAHPCQVLADLMTVREHFAQLEGLKMGFVGDGFNMCNSLIVGCLKVGMKVSVATPEGYEPDAKVLAFAEEMKKQGASFELSHDIHQAADNADVLFTDAWIGMGQEAEAEKRRAAFAGFTVDHDLLSCCKEGVMVQHCLPAHRGEEITDEVLEEHADEIFEESENRLHAQKAVMVMLMSEKSDFHI from the coding sequence ATGAATCATTTGTTAAAGCTGCTCGACTGCTCCAAGGATGAGATTATCAATATTCTGGACTTGGCAGATCAGCTGAAGTATGAAAAGAAGCACAACATCCCGCATCGCCATCTGGAAGGCAAGAGCCTCGGCATGATTTTCCAGAAGTTCTCGACGCGCACACGTGTTTCGTTTGAAACCGGCATGTATCAGCTGGGCGGTCAGGCGCTGTTTCTGACCAACCACGACTTGCAGATCGGCCGCGGCGAGCTGGTCAAGGACACCGCGCGCGTGCTGTCTCGGTATCTGGACGGCATTGTCATCCGCACCTACGATCAGGCAGAGGCGGAAACCTTGGCGGACTGCGGCAGCATTCCGGTCATCAATGGCCTGACGAATTTTGCACATCCGTGTCAGGTGCTCGCCGACCTCATGACCGTGCGCGAGCATTTTGCGCAGCTGGAAGGTTTGAAGATGGGCTTTGTCGGTGACGGCTTCAACATGTGCAATTCTCTGATTGTCGGCTGTCTGAAGGTTGGCATGAAGGTGTCGGTGGCAACGCCGGAGGGCTATGAGCCGGACGCCAAGGTGCTGGCATTTGCAGAGGAGATGAAAAAGCAAGGCGCATCGTTTGAACTGAGCCATGACATTCATCAGGCAGCAGACAACGCAGATGTCTTGTTTACGGATGCATGGATTGGCATGGGACAGGAAGCCGAAGCAGAAAAGCGCCGCGCAGCGTTTGCAGGCTTCACGGTGGATCACGACCTGCTGTCCTGCTGCAAGGAAGGTGTCATGGTACAGCACTGTCTGCCGGCACATCGCGGGGAAGAAATCACGGATGAAGTGCTGGAAGAGCATGCAGATGAGATTTTCGAAGAATCCGAGAACAGACTGCACGCGCAGAAGGCTGTTATGGTCATGCTGATGAGCGAAAAATCGGATTTTCATATTTGA
- a CDS encoding aspartate aminotransferase family protein translates to MTYQELKDQENQYVMHTYGRFSIALDHGKGAQLWDVEGKRYIDLTSGIGVCCLGYDNEKIVNAITEQAHKIMHVSNLFTTAPMVQVAKTLVEQTGMGKVFFANSGAEANEGMIKLARKYSYDKYGEGRAEIVTLRNSFHGRTVTTLKATGQDKFHQYFFPFTEGFAYAEANNMDSIRANVNEHTCAVMMELIQGEGGVMPLDKSFVQEVAAFCKEHDLLLLIDEVQTGIGRTGSLFCFQQYGIKPDVVSMAKGLGGGVPIGAVMANTTCDEVLGPGTHATTFGGTPMCCASANAVLSEVTKPEFLQAVQEKGKYLEDKILAMGSDKVKGVRGLGLMVGIVVDAEERAALVAEIMDKGVLVLTAGTNVIRLLPPLTISYEEMDEALAVMQSVFCK, encoded by the coding sequence ATGACATATCAGGAACTGAAAGATCAGGAAAATCAGTATGTGATGCATACCTACGGTCGTTTTTCCATTGCACTGGATCACGGCAAGGGCGCACAGCTGTGGGATGTAGAGGGCAAGCGCTACATTGATCTGACCAGCGGCATCGGCGTTTGCTGTCTGGGATATGACAACGAGAAGATTGTGAATGCCATCACGGAGCAGGCACACAAGATTATGCATGTGTCCAACCTGTTTACGACAGCTCCGATGGTACAGGTAGCCAAGACGCTGGTTGAACAGACCGGCATGGGCAAGGTGTTCTTCGCAAACTCCGGCGCGGAGGCAAACGAGGGCATGATCAAGCTCGCAAGAAAGTATTCGTATGACAAGTACGGCGAGGGACGTGCAGAGATTGTCACCCTGCGCAATTCCTTCCATGGCCGCACCGTCACAACGCTCAAGGCGACCGGTCAGGACAAGTTCCATCAGTATTTCTTCCCGTTTACCGAGGGCTTTGCATACGCTGAGGCAAACAACATGGACTCCATCCGTGCCAATGTCAACGAACATACTTGCGCTGTCATGATGGAGCTGATTCAGGGAGAAGGCGGCGTTATGCCGCTGGATAAGAGCTTTGTACAGGAGGTTGCTGCGTTCTGTAAGGAGCATGACCTGTTGCTGCTCATCGACGAAGTACAGACCGGCATCGGCCGTACCGGTTCGCTGTTCTGCTTCCAGCAGTACGGCATCAAGCCGGATGTTGTCTCGATGGCAAAGGGACTCGGCGGCGGTGTGCCGATTGGCGCTGTCATGGCAAACACCACCTGTGATGAGGTTCTCGGCCCCGGCACCCATGCGACAACGTTTGGCGGCACGCCGATGTGCTGTGCATCCGCCAATGCTGTGCTGTCCGAAGTGACCAAGCCGGAATTCCTGCAGGCGGTACAGGAAAAGGGCAAGTATCTGGAAGACAAGATTCTGGCTATGGGCTCTGACAAGGTAAAGGGCGTGCGCGGCCTCGGCCTGATGGTCGGCATCGTTGTCGATGCAGAAGAGCGCGCTGCATTGGTCGCTGAGATCATGGACAAGGGCGTGCTGGTTCTGACCGCAGGCACCAATGTTATCCGTCTGCTGCCGCCGCTCACCATTTCGTATGAGGAAATGGATGAGGCACTCGCTGTGATGCAGTCTGTATTCTGCAAGTGA
- the argB gene encoding acetylglutamate kinase, translating into MLENFENMEKYRAQMLIEALPHIQKYYGKTVVVKYGGNAMINEDLKDAVIHDIVLLSLVGVRIVVVHGGGPEISGMLKKIGKKSEFVKGLRYTDRETMDIVQMVLCGKVNKELVSLLNKAGGSGVGLSGMDDGLLQAVRKKDEDGTDYGYVGDIVKVNPKLVNDMLEDGYIPVVSTAAMGVDDDTSYNINADLAASKLAVALQAEKLILLTDVRGLLRDRNDENTLIPEIKVSAVPKLIKDGVIAGGMIPKVDCCVEAVREGVRQANIQDGRVEHSILIELFSDAGVGTMFY; encoded by the coding sequence ATGCTGGAAAATTTCGAAAATATGGAGAAATACCGTGCGCAGATGCTGATTGAGGCGCTGCCGCACATTCAGAAATACTATGGCAAGACCGTTGTTGTAAAATACGGCGGCAATGCCATGATTAACGAAGACCTCAAGGACGCCGTGATTCATGACATCGTTCTGCTGAGTCTGGTCGGCGTGCGCATCGTTGTTGTGCACGGCGGCGGACCGGAAATCAGCGGTATGCTCAAGAAAATCGGCAAGAAATCCGAATTCGTCAAGGGTCTGCGCTATACCGACCGTGAGACCATGGACATCGTGCAGATGGTTCTGTGCGGCAAGGTCAACAAGGAATTGGTATCCCTGCTCAATAAGGCGGGCGGTTCCGGTGTCGGTCTGAGCGGCATGGATGACGGTCTACTGCAGGCGGTTCGCAAAAAAGACGAGGACGGCACGGATTACGGCTATGTCGGCGATATTGTCAAGGTAAATCCGAAACTCGTCAATGATATGCTGGAGGATGGATATATTCCGGTTGTGTCCACGGCTGCCATGGGCGTGGACGATGACACCAGCTACAACATCAATGCAGACCTCGCCGCTTCCAAGCTGGCAGTGGCGCTGCAGGCGGAAAAGCTGATTTTGCTCACCGATGTGCGCGGTCTGCTGCGTGACCGCAACGATGAAAATACGTTGATTCCGGAAATTAAGGTATCCGCCGTGCCGAAGCTCATCAAGGACGGCGTCATTGCAGGCGGCATGATTCCAAAGGTGGACTGCTGTGTGGAAGCTGTCCGCGAGGGCGTGCGTCAGGCGAACATTCAGGACGGCCGCGTGGAGCACTCGATTCTGATCGAGCTGTTCAGCGATGCGGGTGTCGGTACGATGTTCTATTAA
- the argJ gene encoding bifunctional ornithine acetyltransferase/N-acetylglutamate synthase: MKKIEGGVCAAKGFRAAGVHCGVKANSPADKNDLALIVSDTVAATAATFTSNRVKAAPIYVCMEHLENGLAQAIVANSGNANACAPEGMENAKRMAAAAAKAAGVDEDKVLVGSTGVIGQRLNVETIEAHMDEVASKLEASAEASQAANNAIMTTDTVEKTAAVEFTCGGKTCRIGGIAKGSGMIHPNMGTMLCFITTDCAIDPSLLRSALREVVSKTFNRISVDGDTSTNDTCIVMANGMAGNELLDWKSEEYHAFYDALYEVALTLAKKMAADGEGASRLISCTVKHSRAEEYAERLAKAVIASSLVKAAMYGADANWGRVLCAMGYSKAPFRPEFVNIGFSSAAGSITVCENGEAVDFDEDIAKKILLEKEVSIDVDIQEGDEEATAYGCDLTYDYVRINGDYRT, translated from the coding sequence ATGAAAAAGATTGAAGGCGGCGTTTGCGCCGCAAAAGGCTTCCGCGCAGCAGGCGTGCACTGCGGCGTCAAGGCAAACAGTCCGGCAGATAAAAACGATCTGGCGCTCATCGTCAGCGATACCGTTGCAGCAACGGCAGCGACCTTTACCAGCAACCGTGTAAAGGCTGCACCGATCTATGTCTGCATGGAGCATCTGGAAAATGGTCTGGCTCAGGCGATTGTCGCAAACTCCGGCAACGCCAATGCGTGTGCACCGGAAGGCATGGAAAACGCCAAGCGCATGGCAGCAGCTGCCGCAAAGGCTGCCGGTGTGGATGAGGACAAGGTACTCGTTGGCTCCACCGGCGTCATCGGTCAGAGACTGAATGTCGAGACCATCGAAGCACATATGGACGAAGTCGCTTCTAAGCTGGAGGCTTCTGCTGAAGCATCGCAGGCGGCAAACAACGCCATCATGACCACGGATACCGTGGAGAAGACGGCAGCAGTTGAGTTTACCTGCGGCGGCAAGACCTGCCGTATCGGCGGTATTGCCAAGGGCTCTGGTATGATTCATCCGAACATGGGTACCATGCTGTGCTTCATCACGACAGACTGTGCGATTGACCCGTCTCTGCTGCGCTCCGCGCTGCGCGAGGTCGTTTCCAAGACCTTTAACCGCATTTCTGTGGACGGCGATACCTCTACCAATGACACCTGCATTGTCATGGCAAATGGCATGGCAGGCAACGAGCTGCTCGACTGGAAGAGCGAGGAGTATCATGCCTTTTACGATGCACTGTACGAAGTGGCACTGACGCTGGCAAAGAAGATGGCAGCAGACGGCGAGGGTGCTTCCCGCCTGATTTCCTGCACGGTCAAGCATTCCCGCGCCGAGGAGTACGCAGAGCGTCTGGCAAAGGCTGTCATTGCATCCAGTCTGGTCAAGGCGGCGATGTACGGCGCAGATGCAAACTGGGGTCGTGTACTGTGTGCGATGGGCTATTCCAAGGCACCGTTCCGTCCGGAATTCGTCAACATTGGTTTCTCCAGCGCAGCGGGTTCCATCACCGTTTGTGAAAACGGCGAAGCAGTAGACTTTGATGAGGACATCGCCAAGAAGATTCTGCTCGAAAAGGAAGTTTCCATTGATGTAGATATTCAGGAGGGCGACGAGGAAGCAACCGCCTACGGCTGTGACCTGACCTATGATTACGTTCGCATCAACGGCGACTATCGCACGTAA
- the argC gene encoding N-acetyl-gamma-glutamyl-phosphate reductase yields the protein MKPVVYIDGKEGTTGLQIFERLGSRDDIDLILIDEDKRKDTAERKKFINAADIVFLCLPDAAAREAVALCENDKTRFIDASTAHRTDPAWDYGFAELSEAHRAAIMQSKRVANPGCHASGFISSVYPLVKLGIVPADYPLTCSSLTGYSGGGKKLIAEYEDPNRDPRHDSHRIYGTTLKHKHLPEMVHVCGLQEKPVFVPILGDYYKGMASTIMLHNSRLPGQPTAQDIHAALTKYYEGQKLVRTAPFGGEEPVIYSSGMAGHDSLQLIVCGHEEQTIVTALFDNLGKGASGAAVQNMNLMLGFEETTGLTI from the coding sequence ATGAAACCTGTAGTATATATAGATGGAAAAGAAGGAACGACCGGTCTGCAAATTTTTGAGAGATTGGGTTCCCGTGATGACATTGATTTGATTCTCATTGATGAGGACAAGCGCAAGGATACCGCAGAGCGCAAGAAATTTATCAATGCGGCGGATATTGTATTCCTGTGTCTGCCGGACGCGGCGGCACGCGAGGCAGTTGCCCTGTGTGAAAACGATAAGACGCGTTTTATTGATGCATCAACGGCACACAGAACCGATCCGGCATGGGATTACGGCTTTGCTGAACTGTCCGAGGCGCATCGCGCAGCGATTATGCAGTCCAAGCGCGTTGCCAATCCGGGCTGCCATGCATCGGGATTTATTTCCTCCGTGTATCCGCTCGTCAAGCTGGGCATTGTTCCGGCGGATTATCCGCTCACCTGCTCGTCCCTGACCGGCTATTCCGGCGGCGGCAAGAAGCTGATTGCCGAGTATGAGGACCCGAACAGAGATCCGCGTCACGATTCACACCGCATTTACGGCACGACGCTCAAACACAAGCATCTGCCGGAGATGGTGCACGTATGCGGTCTGCAGGAAAAGCCAGTGTTTGTCCCGATTCTGGGCGATTACTATAAGGGCATGGCATCGACCATTATGCTGCACAACAGCCGTCTGCCGGGTCAGCCGACTGCGCAGGACATTCATGCGGCACTGACCAAGTACTATGAGGGACAGAAGCTCGTGCGCACCGCACCGTTTGGCGGCGAAGAACCGGTTATTTATTCCAGCGGCATGGCGGGACACGACAGCCTGCAGCTCATTGTGTGCGGTCATGAAGAACAGACCATTGTCACGGCACTGTTTGATAATCTGGGCAAGGGCGCATCCGGCGCTGCGGTTCAGAACATGAACCTGATGCTGGGCTTTGAAGAGACCACTGGTCTTACCATTTGA
- the argH gene encoding argininosuccinate lyase: protein MKLWAGRFQKETNDVVNDFNSSIQFDGRLYREDITGSIAHATMLGKQGIIEEHEAEKIVAGLKEILKEVEAGELDVFNPEYEDIHMNVEVALTQRIGDTGKRLHTARSRNDQVALDMRMYVKKEICEIMELAIAFEKELVAKAKENLDTVMPGYTHLQRAQPTTFGHYMMAYAQMLRRDISRLEDCYERMDELPLGSGALASTTYPIDRQFVCDKLGFARVTENSLDGVSDRDYCIELMSCLSLMMMHLSRLSEEVISWCSWEWRFAELDDAYSTGSSIMPQKKNPDVCELIRGKTGRVYGDLMTLLTTMKALPLAYNKDMQEDKECVFDAIDTVKQCLQVFAPMFRTMTLRKKNMRKAASQGFINATDCADYLTKKGVPFRDAYMIVGRLVNTCIHADETLETMTLKDFKSISNYFDADVYEALDLKTCVEGRSVIGGPAPKEVTRQIKKVESFLKDAEEQLEDMRAELRT, encoded by the coding sequence ATGAAACTTTGGGCTGGACGTTTCCAGAAGGAAACCAATGACGTAGTAAATGATTTCAATTCCTCCATTCAGTTCGACGGTCGTCTGTATCGGGAGGATATTACCGGTTCTATCGCACACGCCACCATGCTGGGCAAGCAGGGCATCATTGAGGAGCACGAAGCAGAAAAGATCGTAGCAGGCCTCAAGGAGATCCTGAAGGAAGTAGAAGCCGGAGAGCTGGATGTATTCAATCCGGAATATGAAGATATTCATATGAATGTCGAGGTCGCTCTGACTCAGCGCATCGGCGATACAGGCAAGCGCCTGCACACCGCGCGTTCTAGAAATGACCAGGTCGCCCTCGACATGCGTATGTATGTAAAGAAGGAAATCTGCGAGATTATGGAGCTGGCAATCGCGTTTGAGAAGGAACTGGTTGCCAAGGCAAAGGAAAACCTCGACACCGTTATGCCGGGCTACACCCACTTGCAGCGCGCACAGCCGACCACATTTGGCCATTACATGATGGCATACGCGCAGATGCTGCGCCGCGATATTTCCCGTCTGGAAGACTGCTATGAGCGTATGGACGAGCTGCCGCTCGGCTCCGGTGCGCTGGCTTCCACAACGTACCCGATTGACCGTCAGTTTGTCTGTGACAAGCTGGGCTTTGCCCGCGTGACGGAAAACTCTCTGGACGGCGTATCCGATCGTGACTACTGCATTGAGCTGATGAGCTGCCTGTCTCTGATGATGATGCATCTGTCCCGTCTGTCCGAAGAAGTTATCTCTTGGTGTTCTTGGGAGTGGCGGTTTGCCGAGCTGGACGATGCATATTCCACCGGCTCCTCCATTATGCCGCAGAAGAAGAATCCGGACGTCTGCGAGCTGATTCGCGGCAAGACCGGCCGTGTATACGGCGATTTGATGACGCTGCTCACGACCATGAAGGCGCTGCCGCTTGCATACAACAAGGACATGCAGGAGGATAAGGAGTGCGTATTTGACGCGATTGATACCGTCAAGCAGTGCTTGCAGGTGTTTGCGCCGATGTTCCGCACCATGACCCTGCGCAAGAAGAATATGCGCAAGGCGGCAAGTCAGGGCTTTATCAATGCAACCGACTGTGCGGATTACCTGACCAAGAAGGGTGTTCCGTTCCGCGATGCGTATATGATTGTCGGACGTCTGGTCAATACCTGCATTCATGCAGATGAGACGCTGGAAACCATGACGCTCAAGGACTTCAAGTCTATCTCGAACTATTTCGATGCCGATGTATATGAGGCACTGGATCTCAAGACCTGTGTAGAGGGACGTTCGGTTATCGGCGGTCCGGCTCCGAAGGAAGTGACACGCCAGATCAAGAAGGTGGAGTCGTTCCTGAAGGACGCAGAGGAACAGCTGGAAGACATGCGCGCAGAGCTGCGCACGTAA